The genomic window AAATGATATGTACATATGCCCAGAAAGCGGTTTACGGTACTCAGTCACGCAGTCAGGTAACCTCAAGTGCCTGGACATTGATGAGGAGCAGCCACTGCCCGAAGATATGAGAGCAGGGAAACTGTCTTACAAAGAATTTAAAAAGATATCCTGAATAAACTAATAATTTGCAGAAACAACGGATGAATAAAATTATCACGGTCATCGGCGCCCGCCCACAATTTATAAAGGCAGCTCCGGTCTCCAAAGCTCTGATTAAAACCGGCGGATTTAAAGAAATAATTGTTCATACCGGACAGCATTACGACAGCAATATGTCGGATGTTTTTTTTGATGAACTTGAAATGAAATCTCCGGATTACAACTTGGAAGTTGGGAGCGGAACTCATGCTGAACAAACCGGTGAGATTATGAAACGGCTGGAGAAGGTCCTTGTTGATGAACAACCTGGCCTCGTTTTGATTTATGGCGATACCAATTCGACCGCTGCTGCTGCATTAGCCTCTGCAAAACTGCATATACCGGTTGCCCACGTTGAAGGCGGGATGAGATCTTTTAACCGGGATATGCCCGAAGAAATAAACCGGATCGTCGCCGATCACCTGTCATCTCTGCACCTCTGTTCCACTACTACTGCAATAGCAAATTTGAAAAATGAGGGGATCACGCAAAACGTCTATCATGTCGGCGATGTCATGTACGATACAGCATTGTTCGCTGCTCAAAAAGCAAAAGAAAAAAGCACTATACTCGAAGATTTAGCAATAGCTCCAAAAGAATACATCCTCGCAACAATTCATCGACAGGAAAATACCGATAACCGGCTGCGTCTGGAAAATATTGCTGAAGCTTTTGGCAAGCTGAGCAAGGAATTTAAAATAATCCTGCCGCTGCACCCACGTACGAAAAAGTATATCCAGGAGTATGGCCTTTCAGCACGCATGCAAAAAGT from Chitinivibrionales bacterium includes these protein-coding regions:
- a CDS encoding UDP-N-acetylglucosamine 2-epimerase (non-hydrolyzing), giving the protein MNKIITVIGARPQFIKAAPVSKALIKTGGFKEIIVHTGQHYDSNMSDVFFDELEMKSPDYNLEVGSGTHAEQTGEIMKRLEKVLVDEQPGLVLIYGDTNSTAAAALASAKLHIPVAHVEGGMRSFNRDMPEEINRIVADHLSSLHLCSTTTAIANLKNEGITQNVYHVGDVMYDTALFAAQKAKEKSTILEDLAIAPKEYILATIHRQENTDNRLRLENIAEAFGKLSKEFKIILPLHPRTKKYIQEYGLSARMQKVKLVDPVGFLDMASLESNALALATDSGGVQKEAYFHRVPCVTLRDQTEWVETIDAGWNALADTASVANIVSSIRKMLLNEDRDAIADYGDGHAADKIVDQIQFFV